In a genomic window of Pelecanus crispus isolate bPelCri1 chromosome 1, bPelCri1.pri, whole genome shotgun sequence:
- the MEST gene encoding mesoderm-specific transcript homolog protein isoform X1 — MKEWWVQVGLLSVPLLAVYLHIPPPKLSPALLSWRSSGAYFTYKDQNIFYRDSTGVVGSSDVVILLHGFPTSSYDWYKIWEGLTQRFHRVIALDFVGFGFSDKPRPHRYSIFEQASIVEGLVRHLGLCHQKINLLSHDYGDTVAQELLHRYEHNKTGSILINSLCLSNGGIFPETHYPRFIQKILKDGGLLSPVITRLMNFFFFSRGLGAVFGPYTQPSQAEYWDMWTVVRTNDGNLVVDSILQYINQRKKHRDRWVGALMSTSVPLHLIYGPLDPVNPHPEFLQLYKKVLPMSTVSVLDDHISHYPQLEDPTGFLNAYLNFINSF, encoded by the exons ATGAAGGAGTGGTGGGTGCAGGTGGGGCTGCTGAGCGTGCCCCTCCTCGCCGTCTACCTGCACATCCCGCCCCCCAAGCTCTCCCCGGCTCTCCTCTCCTGGAGGTCCTCCGGAGCCTACTTCACCTACAAGGACCAGAACATCTTCTACAGAG ATTCGACCGGCGTCGTCGGCAGCTCCGACGTCGTCATCCTCTTGCATGGCTTCCCAACCTCCAGCTATGACTGGTACAAG atcTGGGAAGGGCTGACCCAGCGGTTTCACCGGGTGATTGCTCTGGATTTTGTGGGATTTGGTTTCAGTGACAAGCCT AGGCCCCACCGCTACTCCATCTTCGAGCAAGCCAGCATCGTCGAGGGGCTGGTGCGTCACCTCGGCCTCTGCCACCAGAAGATTAATCTCCTGTCCCACGATTACGGGGATACGGTTGCCCAGGAGCTGCTCCACAG GTATGAGCACAATAAAACTGGAAGCATCTTGATCAACAGCCTCTGTTTATCCAACGGAG GGATTTTCCCCGAAACGCACTACCCCCGCTTCATCCAGAAG ATCCTCAAGGATGGGGGGTTGCTGTCCCCCGTCATCACACGGCTGatgaacttctttttcttctccagagg gctcGGGGCAGTCTTCGGGCCCTACACGCAGCCTTCGCAGGCAGAGTACTGGGACATGTGGACGGTGGTGCGGACCAACGATGGCAATCTTGTTGTTGACAG TATTTTGCAGTACATAAACCAGAGAAAGAAGCACAGAGACCGCTGGGTTGGGGCTTTGATGTCCACCTCCGTCCCAT TGCATCTAATCTATGGGCCCCTGGATCCTGTGAATCCGCACCCAGAGTTTCTTCAGCTTTACAA GAAGGTGCTTCCCATGTCCACGGTGTCTGTGCTGGATGACCACATTAGCCACTATCCACAGCTGGAGGATCCGACAGGCTTCCTGAACGCGTATCTGAACTTCATCAACTCcttctga
- the MEST gene encoding mesoderm-specific transcript homolog protein isoform X2 → MKEWWVQVGLLSVPLLAVYLHIPPPKLSPALLSWRSSGAYFTYKDQNIFYRDSTGVVGSSDVVILLHGFPTSSYDWYKIWEGLTQRFHRVIALDFVGFGFSDKPRPHRYSIFEQASIVEGLVRHLGLCHQKINLLSHDYGDTVAQELLHRYEHNKTGSILINSLCLSNGGIFPETHYPRFIQKILKDGGLLSPVITRLMNFFFFSRGILQYINQRKKHRDRWVGALMSTSVPLHLIYGPLDPVNPHPEFLQLYKKVLPMSTVSVLDDHISHYPQLEDPTGFLNAYLNFINSF, encoded by the exons ATGAAGGAGTGGTGGGTGCAGGTGGGGCTGCTGAGCGTGCCCCTCCTCGCCGTCTACCTGCACATCCCGCCCCCCAAGCTCTCCCCGGCTCTCCTCTCCTGGAGGTCCTCCGGAGCCTACTTCACCTACAAGGACCAGAACATCTTCTACAGAG ATTCGACCGGCGTCGTCGGCAGCTCCGACGTCGTCATCCTCTTGCATGGCTTCCCAACCTCCAGCTATGACTGGTACAAG atcTGGGAAGGGCTGACCCAGCGGTTTCACCGGGTGATTGCTCTGGATTTTGTGGGATTTGGTTTCAGTGACAAGCCT AGGCCCCACCGCTACTCCATCTTCGAGCAAGCCAGCATCGTCGAGGGGCTGGTGCGTCACCTCGGCCTCTGCCACCAGAAGATTAATCTCCTGTCCCACGATTACGGGGATACGGTTGCCCAGGAGCTGCTCCACAG GTATGAGCACAATAAAACTGGAAGCATCTTGATCAACAGCCTCTGTTTATCCAACGGAG GGATTTTCCCCGAAACGCACTACCCCCGCTTCATCCAGAAG ATCCTCAAGGATGGGGGGTTGCTGTCCCCCGTCATCACACGGCTGatgaacttctttttcttctccagagg TATTTTGCAGTACATAAACCAGAGAAAGAAGCACAGAGACCGCTGGGTTGGGGCTTTGATGTCCACCTCCGTCCCAT TGCATCTAATCTATGGGCCCCTGGATCCTGTGAATCCGCACCCAGAGTTTCTTCAGCTTTACAA GAAGGTGCTTCCCATGTCCACGGTGTCTGTGCTGGATGACCACATTAGCCACTATCCACAGCTGGAGGATCCGACAGGCTTCCTGAACGCGTATCTGAACTTCATCAACTCcttctga
- the MEST gene encoding mesoderm-specific transcript homolog protein isoform X3, which produces MKEWWVQVGLLSVPLLAVYLHIPPPKLSPALLSWRCPVPSADSTGVVGSSDVVILLHGFPTSSYDWYKIWEGLTQRFHRVIALDFVGFGFSDKPRPHRYSIFEQASIVEGLVRHLGLCHQKINLLSHDYGDTVAQELLHRYEHNKTGSILINSLCLSNGGIFPETHYPRFIQKILKDGGLLSPVITRLMNFFFFSRGLGAVFGPYTQPSQAEYWDMWTVVRTNDGNLVVDSILQYINQRKKHRDRWVGALMSTSVPLHLIYGPLDPVNPHPEFLQLYKKVLPMSTVSVLDDHISHYPQLEDPTGFLNAYLNFINSF; this is translated from the exons ATGAAGGAGTGGTGGGTGCAGGTGGGGCTGCTGAGCGTGCCCCTCCTCGCCGTCTACCTGCACATCCCGCCCCCCAAGCTCTCCCCGGCTCTCCTCTCCTGGAG GTGCCCCGTTCCCTCCGCAGATTCGACCGGCGTCGTCGGCAGCTCCGACGTCGTCATCCTCTTGCATGGCTTCCCAACCTCCAGCTATGACTGGTACAAG atcTGGGAAGGGCTGACCCAGCGGTTTCACCGGGTGATTGCTCTGGATTTTGTGGGATTTGGTTTCAGTGACAAGCCT AGGCCCCACCGCTACTCCATCTTCGAGCAAGCCAGCATCGTCGAGGGGCTGGTGCGTCACCTCGGCCTCTGCCACCAGAAGATTAATCTCCTGTCCCACGATTACGGGGATACGGTTGCCCAGGAGCTGCTCCACAG GTATGAGCACAATAAAACTGGAAGCATCTTGATCAACAGCCTCTGTTTATCCAACGGAG GGATTTTCCCCGAAACGCACTACCCCCGCTTCATCCAGAAG ATCCTCAAGGATGGGGGGTTGCTGTCCCCCGTCATCACACGGCTGatgaacttctttttcttctccagagg gctcGGGGCAGTCTTCGGGCCCTACACGCAGCCTTCGCAGGCAGAGTACTGGGACATGTGGACGGTGGTGCGGACCAACGATGGCAATCTTGTTGTTGACAG TATTTTGCAGTACATAAACCAGAGAAAGAAGCACAGAGACCGCTGGGTTGGGGCTTTGATGTCCACCTCCGTCCCAT TGCATCTAATCTATGGGCCCCTGGATCCTGTGAATCCGCACCCAGAGTTTCTTCAGCTTTACAA GAAGGTGCTTCCCATGTCCACGGTGTCTGTGCTGGATGACCACATTAGCCACTATCCACAGCTGGAGGATCCGACAGGCTTCCTGAACGCGTATCTGAACTTCATCAACTCcttctga